One stretch of Arachis duranensis cultivar V14167 chromosome 1, aradu.V14167.gnm2.J7QH, whole genome shotgun sequence DNA includes these proteins:
- the LOC107471573 gene encoding uncharacterized protein LOC107471573, which yields MDTSIFEEASYDIAYDVSEHSNFTDVNIPSLSEDDTPLVEQGKESEDVIQKKDDATTINNELTNHTGIPIEKISYVGLRFDSLQQAQEFYSNYANKVGFVTRIRNTNFDKTRKELKVPINQSIHCSRESYRESRVKAATRGKRITTAGCKARMCVMLDRQKDN from the exons ATGGATACATCAATTTTTGAAGAAGCATCGTACGACATTGCATATGACGTGAGTGAGCATTCTAATTTCACCGACGTTAATATTCCGTCTTTGAGTGAAGATGACACACCACTTGTGGAACAG GGGAAAGAATCTGAAGACGTTATTCAAAAAAAGGATGATGCTACGACAATTAATAATGAA TTGACGAATCACACTGGAATTCCAATAGAAAAAATTTCATACGTAGGATTGAGATTTGATTCGTTGCAGCAGGCACAAGAGTTCTATTCTAATTATGCAAATAAAGTTGGGTTTGTAACTAGGATTAGGAATACCAACTTTGACAAGACCAGGAAGGAATTAAAGGTACCTATTAACCAATCGATACACTGCAGTCGTGAAAGTTATCGGGAGTCTCGAGTGAAGGCAGCAACGCGGGGAAAGAGAATAACAACAGCCGGATGCAAAGCAAGGATGTGCGTGATGCTTGATAGGCAGAAGGATAATTAG
- the LOC107470108 gene encoding kinesin-like protein KIN-12C translates to MFKDTSASSRTFHRRNPQAEPNENEFESSSQLQNPINYPPPRTPLNSIPDPSQYEKEAQDPEADSLSKAEAVRLGRRYSERFGNGSSVCLSSGTTRASARLGKSNSEPNSAQSTPARNASSSRVSLGGGSKGRGGVSSCALMRGISAANVTELCTEVPHFELKDDPSFWMDHNVQVLIRIRPLSAAEKIVQGHGRCLKQESAHTLVWLGHPETRFTFDHVGCETLSQENLFRVAGVSMVENCLSGYNSCIFAYGQTGSGKTYTMMGEIKETDGNLTDDSGITPRVFDYLFTRIKVEEDSMREYKMKYSCKCSFLEIYNEQITDLLEPSSTNLQLREDLKKGVYVENLTEHSVETVNDVLRLLIQGAASRKVATTRMNCESSRSHSVFTCIIESRWEKDSMMHFRFARLNLVDLAGSERQKSSGADSERLKEAANINKSLSTLGLVIMSLVDLAHGKPRHVPYRDSRLTFLLQDSLGGNSKTMIIANVSPSICSAHETLSTLKFAQRAKLIQNNAKVNEDASGDINALQWQIQQLKSQLSLLMKNKNFPTPLSNLVPNSKSCSRSESSEGYDSLGKCVTAGQKMLLSNKEIKSMKAALVGALRREKNAEAAVQNLKAEIECLNSLARQREEDARQSLVMLRHCEEKIKNLELLVDDKLSAEKYLIEENKALKERNQLLQESVDRNTEASRLSLENDRLLQQLQQFESFYEHGERERLLAELSELRDQLLIANQEQTMFFINNENQDTDIEQEVDYCWNMNSKLLRDVDKLQTELGKYWSCNQLKTDSVETMSMRSDSGDEMPASAWGVDCATSNISERDALGVSLMFAKGNKVNSSKELETKLQKMCKDLEDVKLLNEQYKETCAIQLSQKQETEIVCQEVEMETTQTILHLQEEVSNLQLELDKRLCSVAQENTELRNMVAAKEEKIRTLSLDWEKAIFELTTFLLDGSRSLKDACGQVKSISCSFPQVNARISEHIDLAVRNYLEKEETILQLQSSLEEAQKVVLDMELKLSSLKEATVALSECQQDSIEGTKEVIQLREMLTEKANMVWMLENEIKCKNNQLCKETKRADAVLLVAKWLTDSCNVGPVNDVGRDISIPELHVLTGVGSCTISENKDVVNNLILNYLIAQVESAKFEVLEMENALRAFFTNSETDTVAFQTGVLGLSSAYREVIQELVKDTQDIRKEVRDLKMHRRSFQCNTVDSQTANANIFQAFIDHHHTLRQIQDQCVDMNKRLHIIQKCIRTEDVSRFLLADEDLVDADELSADSSSVSELSAECDSIASTSKSDGSTYTYDFHSPGKVAEQMVHLKSDGGIVTQSDDKSSTISKLVKRPIHCGAAVSSLSKELDATHDSFHRLYVCLSALLRELDDGSCAYPKDLKKEASSFHLMRLNDGATCENETEVFNFGNIEPTDCFLTKFMEVHETVKEADITLHALTKALEDSKQLTATWKQVGESLMIERSSLAEEIQKLNSSMLHKEEENQLLQDHIHISLLEMSNLVSMLKQCFLQVQTDVEKKLMIMYSDILLMGQEMSNFMNCLRLSLEDICPQLVDERFESFVLYNCLVKEFISKVSSFSVNNNLHSPRQGNEFTGKRDQSLLIKNIPDEPSLPNVEIINENMALKKELQRKQELLEGLLFDFRLLQESASNSKDIKDQTEKLIFSLSQVRYELGQKTSQLEDILVQNRKLEGSLADTENALAKSNYELSLAKESINKLSDQNAELRELLGELYAKKSEAEEQVDEHKEVIKGLEKEIANLTTSLENQSLSLFASIENELTKVIMERDQLHEEVCILNDKLEMASSLADEKEAIAMEARQESESCKLYAEQKEEEVKILEHSVEELESTINVLEEKVHDMDEEVGRHRLLNDSLEMELQALKERLLLVKNVPQHAHSDNKSIHPDELISRQLPTKILELHEALNRIKFLEKENTEQDKEIKKYQEYISELVLHAEAQALQYQQKYKCLESMFREVKAENSNSTSTVSTSEKMEKSSIRTRGSSSPFRCISNLVHQMHQEKEQELSAARSRMEELEALAASRLKEVCMLQTRLAAVESMTHDVIRDLLGVKLDITNYADLIDQNQIVKLLEDAHHQREEYSAKEKENLNLRLQINDLLEERESCISELKTKEADVIAAQIAVQQLQERDQLLSAQNEMLKTDKTNLMRKIAELDDMLKKLTGKQNTQHLSQSSRIQVQGKGALDSSNNGLNRRFSQAERLSRVNEELARYCKSAGSNSHR, encoded by the exons ATGTTTAAAGATACGTCGGCTTCTTCTAGGACCTTCCATCGAAGGAACCCCCAAGCGGAACCAAACGAGAACGAATTTGAATCATCCTCGCAGTTGCAGAACCCAATCAACTATCCACCTCCTCGTACCCCTTTGAATTCGATACCTGACCCTTCTCAGTACGAGAAGGAAGCTCAGGACCCCGAAGCTGATTCACTCTCCAAAGCCGAAGCTGTTCGGCTGGGTCGGCGTTACTCTGAGAGGTTCGGGAACGGGAGCAGCGTCTGCCTCAGCTCCGGGACGACAAGGGCTTCGGCTCGGCTCGGGAAGTCGAATTCGGAGCCGAACTCTGCGCAGAGCACGCCAGCAAGGAATGCTTCAAGCTCGAGGGTTTCGCTTGGTGGAGGAAGCAAAGGAAGAGGAGGAGTGAGTTCGTGTGCGTTGATGAGAGGGATCTCAGCTGCCAATGTCACCGAATTGTGTACTGAAGTTCCGCATTTTGAGCTCAAAGATGATCCTTCATTTTGGATGGATCATAATGTGCAG GTTCTGATAAGAATTCGACCGTTGAGTGCTGCGGAGAAGATTGTGCAAGGACATGGAAGGTGCTTGAAGCAGGAAAGTGCGCACACTTTGGTGTGGCTTGGTCACCCTGAGACCAGATTCACCTTCGATCATGTAGGGTGTGAGACTTTATCCCAG GAAAACCTTTTTAGAGTTGCAGGAGTGTCAATGGTGGAGAATTGCTTGTCTGGTTACAACAGTTGTATCTTTGCCTATGGTCAG ACAGGTAGTGGCAAGACATATACCATGATGGGTGAGATTAAAGAAACAGATGGGAATCTTACCGATGATAGTGGGATAACACCAAGAgtttttgattatttatttacaaGGATCAAAGTG GAAGAAGACAGCATGAGGGAATATAAGATGAAGTACAGTTGCAAGTGTTCCTTTTTGGAGATATACAATGAGCAAATAACAGATCTTTTGGAGCCTTCCTCAACTAATCTGCAG CTCAGAGAAGATTTGAAGAAGGGTGTATATGTAGAAAACCTTACTGAGCATAGTGTTGAAACTGTTAATGATGTTCTCCGTCTCTTGATACAG GGTGCTGCAAGCAGAAAAGTGGCCACAACTCGTATGAATTGTGAAAGCAGTAGGTCTCACAGTGTTTTCACTTGCATTATTGAAAGCAGATGGGAGAAAGATTCTATGATGCACTTTAGGTTTGCAAGGTTAAATTTAGTAGATCTGGCTGGTTCTGAAAG GCAGAAAAGCTCGGGAGCAGATAGTGAACGTTTGAAAGAAGCTGCAAATATAAACAAATCCTTGTCAACTCTTGG GTTGGTCATAATGTCTTTGGTGGACTTAGCACATGGGAAGCCAAGACATGTCCCCTACAGAGATTCAAGGCTTACATTTCTTCTTCAG GATTCTTTAGGTGGAAACTCAAAAACAATGATCATTGCAAATGTCAGCCCATCCATTTG CTCTGCTCATGAAACGCTAAGCACTCTGAAGTTTGCCCAGCGAGCCAAGCTCATTCAAAACAAT GCAAAAGTGAACGAAGATGCTTCTGGTGACATAAATGCATTGCAGTGGCAAATTCAGCAGTTGAAG AGTCAATTGTCCCTTctgatgaaaaataaaaactttccAACTCCACTATCAAATTTGGTGCCAAATTCCAAAAGCTGCAGTCGGAGTGAAAGTTCAGAAGGATATGATTCTTTGGGAAAATGTGTGACAGCTggccagaagatgcttctttcaaACAAAGAG ATTAAAAGCATGAAAGCTGCTTTGGTTGGAGccttgaggagagagaaaaacgcAGAAGCTGCAGTCCAGAATTTAAAGGCTGAAATTGAATGCTTGAACTCCTTG GCTCGACAAAGGGAAGAGGATGCTCGGCAGAGTTTAGTAATGCTGAGGCATTGTGAAGAGAAGATTAAAAACCTTGAACTACTGGTAGATGATAAACTGTCAGCTGAGAAATATCTCATAGAGGAAAACAAGGCCTTAAAGGAGAGGAACCAGTTGCTTCAAGAGAGTGTTGATAGAAACACAGAAGCAAGTCGACTTTCTTTGGAAAATGACAGACTTCTCCAACAACTCCAACA ATTTGAAAGCTTCTATGAGcatggagagagagaaagattgCTGGCTGAACTCTCTGAATTGCGTGATCAG CTCCTTATTGCAAATCAAGAACAAACTATGTTTTTCATCAATAATGAAAATCAG GACACTGATATTGAACAAGAGGTAGATTATTGCTGGAACATGAATTCCAAGTTGCTTAG GGATGTAGATAAATTACAAACTGAACTTGGAAAGTATTGGAGCTGTAATCAATTAAAAACTGATTCT GTTGAAACAATGTCCATGAGAAGTGATTCTGGAGATGAGATGCCAGCCTCCGCATGGGGAGTCGATTGTGCGACATCAAATATATCAGAAAGAGATGCTTTGGGTGTCTCGTTAATGTTTGCTAAAGGTAATAAAGTAAACAGCAGCAAAGAATTGGAAACTAAATTGCAAAAAATGTGTAAGGATCTTGAGGATGTTAAATTGCTTAATGAGCAATATAAAGAGACATGCGCAATACAGTTATCTCAGAAACAGGAGACTGAAATAGTCTGTCAAGAGGTTGAGATGGAGACAACCCAAACAATTCTTCATTTGCAGGAAGAGGTTTCTAATCTTCAGTTGGAGTTGGACAAAAGGTTATGCTCCGTGGCTCAAGAAAATACAGAGCTAAGAAATATGGTTGcggcaaaagaagaaaaaattagaaCACTGTCTTTGGATTGGGAGAAAGCAATCTTTGAACTGACAACGTTCCTTTTAGATGGCTCCAGGTCTCTTAAAGATGCCTGTGGACAAGTGAAAAGCATTTCTTGTTCATTTCCTCAGGTCAATGCTAGGATTAGTGAACATATTGATCTGGCTGTAAGAAATTATCTTGAGAAGGAAGAAACAATTCTGCAGCTACAAAGTAGTTTGGAAGAGGCACAAAAAGTGGTGTTGGACATGGAGTTGAAATTAAGTTCCTTAAAGGAAGCTACTGTAGCCTTAAGTGAATGTCAACAAGACAGCATAGAAGGCACCAAAGAGGTAATTCAGTTAAGAGAGATGTTGACTGAGAAGGCCAATATGGTATGGATGCTGGAAAATGAAATAAAGTGTAAAAACAATCAACTTTGTAAAGAAACTAAACGAGCTGATGCCGTACTCCTTGTAGCCAAATGGCTTACCGATAGTTGTAATGTAGGTCCTGTCAATGATGTTGGAAGAGATATTTCCATCCCTGAACTACATGTGCTTACAGGAGTAGGCAGTTGTACTATTTCTGAGAATAAGGATGTTGTAAATAATCTTATACTAAATTACCTAATAGCTCAAGTTGAGTCAGCAAAGTTTGAAGTACTGGAGATGGAGAATGCTCTAAGAGCATTTTTTACCAATTCAGAAACAGATACAGTAGCCTTCCAAACTGGTGTCTTAGGTCTTTCTTCTGCTTACAGGGAGGTAATTCAGGAGTTGGTTAAAGATACACAGGACATCAGGAAAGAAGTAAGGGATCTGAAGATGCATCGAAGAAGTTTCCAGTGTAATACAGTTGACTCGCAAACTGCAAATGCAAACATTTTTCAGGCGTTTATTGATCATCATCACACTCTTCGTCAGATACAAGACCAATGTGTAGATATGAATAAAAGATTGCATATTATACAAAAATGTATTAGAACAGAAGATGTGTCTAGGTTTTTACTGGCAGATGAAGATCTTGTAGATGCTGATGAATTGAGTGCTGATAGCTCTTCAGTCTCTGAGTTGTCAGCTGAATGCGACAGCATTGCTTCCACAAGCAAGTCAGATGGGTCAACATATACCTACGATTTTCATTCTCCTGGAAAAGTAGCTGAACAGATGGTGCATCTGAAATCTGATGGAGGCATTGTAACTCAATCTGATGATAAATCATCAACTATAAGCAAACTTGTGAAAAGGCCAATCCATTGTGGTGCAGCAGTGTCCTCTCTAAGTAAAGAATTAGATGCAACACATGATAGTTTCCATAGACTCTATGTCTGTCTGTCTGCACTCCTTAGAGAATTGGATGATGGATCATGTGCTTACCCAAAAG ATCTCAAGAAGGAGGCTTCATCTTTCCATTTGATGAGGCTGAATGATGGAGCAACTTGTGAGAACGAGACAGAG GTATTTAATTTTGGGAACATTGAGCCCACTGATTGCTTCTTAACCAAATTTATGGAAGTTCATGAAACGGTCAAGGAAGCAGATATTACACTGCATGCTTTGACAAAAGCACTTGAAGATTCAAAACAGTTGACTGCTACATGGAAGCAGGTTGGTGAAAGTTTGATGATTGAGAGATCAAGCTTGGCAGAAGAGATTCAAAAACTCAATTCTTCAATGCTTcataaagaagaagagaatcaaTTACTGCAGGATCACATCCATATCTCTTTGTTAGAGATGTCAAACTTGGTTTCAATGCTAAAACAGTGTTTCTTGCAAGTTCAAACTGATGTTGAGAAGAAACTCATGATAATGTACTCTGATATTCTTCTGATGGGACAGGAGATGTCAAACTTTATGAATTGCCTGAGGTTATCATTAGAAGATATTTGCCCTCAGCTTGTGGATGAAAGGTTTGAATCTTTTGTTCTGTACAACTGCTTGGTGAAAGAGTTTATAAGTAAAGTTTCCAGCTTTAGTGTAAACAACAATTTGCATTCACCCCGGCAAGGTAATGAGTTCACAGGGAAACGAGATCAAAGTCTGTTAATCAAGAATATACCCGACGAGCCAAGTTTGCCCAATGTTGAGATAATAAATGAGAACATGGCTCTTAAAAAAGAGTTACAGAGGAAACAAGAGTTATTAGAGGGTTTACTTTTTGACTTTAGGCTGTTGCAGGAATCTGCTTCAAACAGTAAGGATATAAAGGACCAGACTGAGAAGTTAATATTTTCTCTAAGCCAAGTTCGGTATGAACTAGGACAAAAAACAAGTCAGCTAGAAGATATATTGGTCCAAAACAGAAAACTGGAAGGTTCTCTTGCTGACACAGAAAATGCTTTAGCTAAGTCAAATTATGAGCTTAGTCTTGCTAAAGAATCAATTAACAAACTGTCTGATCAAAATGCTGAGCTGAGGGAGCTATTGGGAGAACTCTATGCAAAGAAATCTGAAGCAGAAGAGCAAGTGGACGAACATAAAGAGGTGATTAAGGGCTTGGAAAAAGAGATTGCTAATTTGACCACTTCACTAGAGAATCAGTCACTCTCTTTGTTTGCTAGCATTGAGAATGAATTAACAAAGGTGATAATGGAGAGAGACCAACTACATGAAGAAGTTTGTATCTTGAATGATAAGCTTGAGATGGCTTCTTCATTGGCTGATGAAAAGGAAGCTATTGCTATGGAAGCTCGTCAG GAATCAGAGTCATGTAAGCTTTATGCTGAGCAAAAGGAAGAGGAAGTCAAGATTCTGGAACATTCTGTTGAGGAGCTTGAGAGTACAATAAATGTATTGGAGGAAAAG GTGCATGATATGGATGAGGAGGTGGGTAGACACCGTTTACTCAATGATTCTCTAGAAATGGAACTTCAAGCATTGAAAGAGAGATTATTGTTGGTTAAAAATGTACCTCAGCATGCACATTCAGATAACAAAAGTATTCATCCTGATGAGCTTATATCTAG GCAACTACCCACTAAAATATTGGAACTTCATGAGGCACTAAATCGGATAAAGTTTCTTGAAAAGGAAAATACAGAGCAAGATAAGGAG ATTAAAAAGTATCAAGAGTACATCTCCGAACTTGTATTGCATGCTGAAGCTCAAGCGTTGCAGTACCAACAGAAG TACAAGTGCCTTGAGTCCATGTTTCGTGAAGTGAAAGCAGaaaattcaaactcaacatCAACAGTATCAACATCAGAGAAAATGGAGAAAAGCTCAATAAGGACAAGAGGCTCAAGCTCACCATTCAGATGTATTTCGAATCTTGTTCATCAGATGCATCAGGAGAAAGAACAAGAATTATCAGCAGCAAGGTCTCGTATGGAAGAACTTGAAGCACTTGCAGCTAGCCGGCTAAAGGAG GTCTGCATGTTGCAAACAAGGCTTGCTGCTGTTGAAAGCATGACTCATGATGTCATTCGAGACCTTCTAGGTGTCAAACTGGACATTACCAACTATGCT GATTTGAtagatcaaaatcaaattgtaaAATTGTTAGAAGATGCTCATCATCAAAGAGAAGAATATTCTGCAAAG GAAAAAGAGAACCTCAACCTGAGGCTGCAGATTAATGATCTccttgaagaaagagaaag CTGCATATCGGAACTCAAAACTAAAGAGGCAGATGTAATTGCTGCTCAAATTGCGGTGCAGCAACTTCAAGAGCGAGATCAGTTGCTTTCTGCACAGAATGAAATGTTGAAG ACGGATAAGACCAACCTCATGCGGAAGATTGCAGAATTGGATGACATGCTGAAAAAACTTACTGGGAAACAAAACACCCAACATCTTTCTCAGTCGTCAAGAATTCAG GTACAGGGTAAGGGTGCTTTGGATTCCAGTAACAATGGACTCAATAGGAGATTTTCACAAGCTGAACGACTTTCTCGAGTTAATGAGGAACTTGCTCGGTATTGTAAATCAGCTGGTAGTAATTCACACCGCTAA